Genomic DNA from Candidatus Dojkabacteria bacterium:
TGCTTTTCATAGGCATCGGCTAACTGAATTTCTATAGCGTCAAGATTATCTTTTAACCTAGTAACCGCCATATTTGCATAAACACCAAGATCATCGTTTGATTGAAGCCCTTTTAACACATCTTCCAAAAGCTGTTCTCCGGATTTAATATCTTTTGCCTTGGTGGTAAACAAAATCTGAAATCTAGGGACAATTGCAGATGAACTTGTAGTACCCTTAAGTATTGAATAACTTACACTGCCTTTCTCGGCAAATTCTGAGCTTTCAACATATTTATCGATGATTTCGGTAACAACATCCGGCGTTACACCCCATGAATAAGGAACTTGCATAATTGCACTAACCTCATACTTTTCGGGAAGCATTGTAGCACCAACTGCACCAACACCACCCAAAAGAATTGCACACAAAAGAATTGTAACCCAACCTTTTTGGATTCTCTGCCAGACTGCAATAAGATCGATTTCATCGTTAACGATTAAGGGTCGAAGTTTCGTAGCCATTTTTTATTTTAGTAAGTTAGTTATTGGTTGTTGATTACTAGTTATTGGGTACTGGTTGTTATTTACTGATTGCGATTATAGCGGGTTGTGTAAACTTTTCCAACCACCAACGTTCTATTTCACTACTTTACTGCTTAATCCTCCGTTGATCTGTGTGTCCATCGGAAGCCCCTTGCTTATTTTCCCTTATTGTTAAAGCTTGCCACTTCTCTCATAGGTATCTTCCGGAGTACTACTTCACTGTTTTACTACTTATCCCAACTCAGTCATCTGTTGCCCAGTGTGTTACTTTACTATTTCACTACTTCACTACTTTACTACTAATACGCTCCCGTCCTTTTCCCGAATATCATGTCAATTACAACTCCGGCTGTTTTAAAAAAGATTACTACATCAAGCCATACTGACCAGTTTCGAATATACCAGGCATCAAGCTCAAGCCGTTTTACAAACCCCACATCGTTTCGACCACTAACCTGCCAAAGACCTGTCATTCCGGGTTTAACCGACAATATAACATTAAAATAATCACCAATATCCTCTCGCTCTCTTGGCAAGTACGGACGCGGTCCTACAAGGCTCATCTGTCCAAGCATTACGTTAAATATCTGAGGAATTTCATCGAGACTTGTTTTTCTAAGCAATTTTCCGAGTTTCGTAACTCGTGGATCGTCATCATCCCTGATTTTTTTGAAAACTTCCCAATCTCTTTTGGCTTTAGGATTTTTTGCGAAGTAATTGGCTAACACCTTTTGCTCATATTCCTTATCCTCGGAAACTCGACGCTGCATCGTCTGAAACTTAAACGGTTTAAACTCTTTACCCCCTTTACCATATCTTGTCATCATGAAAAAGGGTTTATTCCCATCGATTATAATAATAAGCAGAGATATAAAAATAATAACCGGTAATCCGATAACAAGCGCAATAAGCCCGACAAAAGTATCAAAAACGGTCTTTACAATTCTATTCTCAAAGGACTTAAGTGTGTTTGGCATTTCAAGAACAAATAACCGTTCATTAAAAAGGTGAAAAGCGCTCGATCCCATTAAGGATAAGTCGCCGTTATACGGAACCCAGAGTACCTTATCTACATATCTGTAAGCTTCGTTTATAAGTGCATTGATGCTTCCTTTATCCCCACGTTTAACCAAGCAAATAATCGTCTGAACATTTCCGGGCTTAAGCGTTTTTACAAGATCCTTTTGTGAACCGATGTTAGTATATTTCGAAGATTTAGACGGTGTATCCGATATTATTCCGATTATGTGATATCCCAAATAGTAATCAGCAGTTATGCCATCGAGATCCGTGTCGGATAGTTCACAGTCTGTTAAGACCACAGCCGTTTGACCCCAAATTCCCAATCGATATAAAACAACTTTTACTAAAAATCTAATAATAGGGAAAATAAAGATCGCGAGTCCAACCTGAAAAAGTACAACAATTCGAGAAATGTCATACGGAACACGCATAAATCCCACAACCGAGAAGCTTATTACCCCGGCTATTACTATTGACCTCACATACATTTCGGCTTCATACCAGAAGGGTTTTCGTCTTGTATATAGGTCGTGGATCATAAATACTGCAACAAATAAAAGTGGAAAAATCCAATATTCTGTAAATTGGCTAAATCTAAAGAGTGTGTTTAGCTCCATAAATTCGATATTTTCAACAGCAAAGTTTCGCAACTTTACGGAAAGATAAAGGGTAAGATAGTAAGCAAATATATCGGCACAAAGTAGTGTGAATAGCGAAAACAATTTTTTAAATTTGGTTATTAGCCTGCTCATTGTCATGGATTATACAATAAATCACCCCCCATTCGTAGTAGGGGCGGGTTTTAAACCCGCCCCTACAATAATTAAACGAATCCATATATACTATCAAGCATAATCTTATAAACAAACAATGATCGATTCACACGCACATCTGTCTTTTAAATTCGAAAAAGCCGGCAAAACTCCAAAATCTCCGGTAGATCAGCTAAAGTCTGCCTCAACAGCGGGAGTTACCGATATCATGTGTATTTTATTGGACAATTACGAAACCGAGTTTACAAAGGTTGATAAACCCATATTAAAACACAACGGTAAACTGCCAACAGTATACTACTCTGCAGGAATACACCCTGATCATGAAACTGCCGAAGCATTATCAACCGACCAAAAGCTCACAAATCTTATTCTTTTTGTGGAAT
This window encodes:
- a CDS encoding exopolysaccharide biosynthesis polyprenyl glycosylphosphotransferase; the encoded protein is MSRLITKFKKLFSLFTLLCADIFAYYLTLYLSVKLRNFAVENIEFMELNTLFRFSQFTEYWIFPLLFVAVFMIHDLYTRRKPFWYEAEMYVRSIVIAGVISFSVVGFMRVPYDISRIVVLFQVGLAIFIFPIIRFLVKVVLYRLGIWGQTAVVLTDCELSDTDLDGITADYYLGYHIIGIISDTPSKSSKYTNIGSQKDLVKTLKPGNVQTIICLVKRGDKGSINALINEAYRYVDKVLWVPYNGDLSLMGSSAFHLFNERLFVLEMPNTLKSFENRIVKTVFDTFVGLIALVIGLPVIIFISLLIIIIDGNKPFFMMTRYGKGGKEFKPFKFQTMQRRVSEDKEYEQKVLANYFAKNPKAKRDWEVFKKIRDDDDPRVTKLGKLLRKTSLDEIPQIFNVMLGQMSLVGPRPYLPREREDIGDYFNVILSVKPGMTGLWQVSGRNDVGFVKRLELDAWYIRNWSVWLDVVIFFKTAGVVIDMIFGKRTGAY